The Micropterus dolomieu isolate WLL.071019.BEF.003 ecotype Adirondacks linkage group LG22, ASM2129224v1, whole genome shotgun sequence genome contains a region encoding:
- the LOC123962035 gene encoding contactin-1a-like isoform X2 — translation MLYLILLLHLLVLSLSPADASMHGEVPDFCGGEATGYGPVFEEQPVETIYPEESPEAKITMSCRARASPPATYKWMMDNTEIDLNAEGSHYSLVGGNLVISNPIKAQHVGSYSCLATNMYGTVISRQASVQFGYLDLFSSEERESVYVKEGQGAVLLCAPPPHYPAELSFRWILNEFPTFIPLDKRRFISQINGNLYISKVDSSDSGNYSCIASSPSISKSVFSNYIPLVPLAERPIRKYPADLKVKFPDTTALVGQNITLECFALGNPVPEIRWKKLNGQLPPNHEVRMAGAHLHLYNVQFEDGGTYQCEAMNSRGKDYHAALVSVEAFPEWVEHISSTEKDLGSDYTMSCVASGKPKPRIRWLKNGEPFDRKEMQFSNLSFDDSGMYQCIAENHHGVIYANAELRVFACAPTFEHNPVKRVLAAKNGRVVIECRPKAAPKPTFSWSKDTELLSNSTRMFIWEDGSLEILNVTRADEGRYTCFTVNDRGKANSTGSLLVTESTKITLAPANADVKVGENAMMQCGASHDPSLDITFVWSLDGRVIDLHRESEHYERSLNGSSNGELLIKNAQLKHAGRYTCTAQTPIDNVTASAHLVVRGPPGAPGGVRVMNKTDKSVTLQWSRGADNHSPISKYTIQYMDPFSKDVWKNATTSPADVEGNSEKATVVDLFPWTEYEFRVIATSTLGTGEPSSPSPKEKTLESIPVVAPSDVSGGGGTSKELTITWTLRVEYSDSR, via the exons ATGCTGTACCTCATCCTGCTCCTCCATCTCCTGGTCCTCTCACTCTCCCCTGCAG ATGCATCAATGCACGGAGAGGTACCTGACTTTTGTGGAG GCGAAGCCACAGGTTACGGGCCAGTGTTTGAGGAGCAGCCGGTGGAGACCATCTACCCCGAGGAGTCGCCTGAGGCTAAAATCACCATGAGCTGCCGGGCCCGGGCCAGTCCACCTGCCACATACAA GTGGATGATGGACAACACGGAAATTGACCTGAATGCAGAAGGTAGCCACTACAGTTTAGTAGGAGGCAACTTGGTCATCAGCAACCCCATCAAAGCCCAACATGTAGGAAGCTACTCCTGTTTGGCTACCAACATGTACGGCACAGTCATCAGCCGACAGGCCTCAGTGCAGTTCGGAT ACCTCGATCTTTTCTCGTCGGAGGAGAGGGAGTCAGTGTACGTCAAAGAGGGACAGGGGGCAGTGCTGCTCTGCGCTCCCCCACCGCATTATCCAG CCGAGCTGTCATTCCGATGGATCCTCAATGAATTCCCCACCTTCATCCCACTGGACAAGAGGCGTTTCATCTCCCAGATAAATGGTAACCTCTATATCTCCAAGGTGGACTCCTCGGACAGTGGCAACTACTCTTGCATTGCATCCAGCCCGTCCATTTCCAAGAGCGTTTTCTCCAACTACATCCCCCTCGTACCTCTGGCAGAAC GTCCCATCAGGAAATACCCTGCTGACCTCAAAGTCAAGTTCCCAGACACCACTGCTCTGGTGGGCCAGAATATCACATTGGAATGCTTTGCTTTGGGGAA CCCCGTCCCCGAGATCCGCTGGAAGAAGTTAAACGGACAGCTGCCGCCCAATCACGAAGTGCGGATGGCGGGGGCTCATCTGCACCTGTACAATGTGCAGTTTGAAGACGGCGGCACCTATCAGTGTGAGGCAATGAACTCCAGAGGAAAGGACTACCATGCTGCACTTGTGTCTGTAGAAG CTTTTCCTGAGTGGGTGGAGCACatcagcagcacagagaaagaccTTGGTAGTGATTACACTATGTCCTGCGTAGCCAGTGGCAAACCTAAACCACGCATTCGCTGGCTGAAAAACGGAGAACcg TTTGACAGGAAAGAGATGCAGTTCAGCAACTTGTCGTTTGACGATTCAGGGATGTACCAGTGCATTGCAGAGAATCATCACGGAGTCATATATGCCAATGCAGAGCTGCGTGTGTTTG CTTGTGCTCCCACGTTTGAACACAACCCAGTGAAGAGAGTCCTGGCAGCTAAAAACGGTCGGGTGGTGATCGAATGTCGTCCCAAAGCAGCTCCAAAGCCTACCTTCTCCTGGAGCAAAGACACAGAGCTGCTTTCCAATTCTACCAG GATGTTCATCTGGGAGGATGGGAGCTTGGAGATCCTCAACGTGACGCGAGCAGATGAAGGCAGGTACACCTGCTTCACAGTGAATGACCGGGGCAAGGCCAACAGCACGGGCTCTCTGTTGGTTACAG AGTCCACAAAGATCACCTTGGCACCGGCCAATGCTGATGTTAAAGTTGGTGAGAACGCCATGATGCAGTGCGGTGCATCACATGACCCCTCTCTGGACATCACCTTTGTCTGGTCTCTGGATGGCCGGGTCATTGACCTTCACAGGGAGAGTGAACATTATGAACGCTCCTTG AATGGAAGCTCAAACGGCGAGCTGCTGATCAAGAACGCCCAGCTAAAGCATGCTGGACGCTACACCTGCACCGCACAGACACCCATTGACAATGTTACTGCTTCTGCCCACCTGGTTGTCAGGG GTCCCCCCGGTGCCCCAGGTGGGGTACGAGTGATGAACAAAACTGACAAGAGTGTGACACTGCAGTGGAGCCGTGGCGCAGACAACCACAGCCCCATTTCCAAATATACCATTCAGTACATGGACCCCTTCTCGAAGGATGTCTGGAAGAATGCCACTACAT CTCCTGCAGACGTAGAGGGGAATTCAGAGAAGGCCACAGTGGTGGATTTGTTCCCCTGGACAGAATATGAGTTCAGGGTTATTGCCACCAGCACTCTGGGGACAGGAGAGCCAAGCAGTCCGTCACCTAAAGAGAAAACCCTGGAATCAA TTCCTGTGGTGGCGCCCTCGGACGTCAGTGGGGGTGGAGGGACTAGCAAAGAACTGACCATCACGTGGACG CTACGAGTGGAGTATAGTGACAGTCGCTGA
- the LOC123962035 gene encoding contactin-1a-like isoform X1, with the protein MLYLILLLHLLVLSLSPADASMHGEVPDFCGGEATGYGPVFEEQPVETIYPEESPEAKITMSCRARASPPATYKWMMDNTEIDLNAEGSHYSLVGGNLVISNPIKAQHVGSYSCLATNMYGTVISRQASVQFGYLDLFSSEERESVYVKEGQGAVLLCAPPPHYPAELSFRWILNEFPTFIPLDKRRFISQINGNLYISKVDSSDSGNYSCIASSPSISKSVFSNYIPLVPLAERPIRKYPADLKVKFPDTTALVGQNITLECFALGNPVPEIRWKKLNGQLPPNHEVRMAGAHLHLYNVQFEDGGTYQCEAMNSRGKDYHAALVSVEAFPEWVEHISSTEKDLGSDYTMSCVASGKPKPRIRWLKNGEPFDRKEMQFSNLSFDDSGMYQCIAENHHGVIYANAELRVFACAPTFEHNPVKRVLAAKNGRVVIECRPKAAPKPTFSWSKDTELLSNSTRMFIWEDGSLEILNVTRADEGRYTCFTVNDRGKANSTGSLLVTESTKITLAPANADVKVGENAMMQCGASHDPSLDITFVWSLDGRVIDLHRESEHYERSLNGSSNGELLIKNAQLKHAGRYTCTAQTPIDNVTASAHLVVRGPPGAPGGVRVMNKTDKSVTLQWSRGADNHSPISKYTIQYMDPFSKDVWKNATTSPADVEGNSEKATVVDLFPWTEYEFRVIATSTLGTGEPSSPSPKEKTLESIPVVAPSDVSGGGGTSKELTITWTPVQPQYYYGPNFGYIVAFKPYDSYEWSIVTVADPQAKRYVHKDSSIPPSTEFQVKVKAFNSKGEGPFSRTAVIYSAQDAPSKAPESVDGRALSATEAIVWWLPLSQSNIDGYQVKYWRNHKDSEGGAQRVVVSSRENHTRLEGMKPNSHYLVEVRGYNSAGYGPPSEHLQILTKKAPPSRHPKIINKKLKGQTIHIAWENVEPLANESSIDGYKVLYRQQGHSTGTLYTTSRQYIDLPLHADGNYVVEVRAHTEGGDGAVAKIDITGGGVMAAQTLSGLSLFLVALLCLNL; encoded by the exons ATGCTGTACCTCATCCTGCTCCTCCATCTCCTGGTCCTCTCACTCTCCCCTGCAG ATGCATCAATGCACGGAGAGGTACCTGACTTTTGTGGAG GCGAAGCCACAGGTTACGGGCCAGTGTTTGAGGAGCAGCCGGTGGAGACCATCTACCCCGAGGAGTCGCCTGAGGCTAAAATCACCATGAGCTGCCGGGCCCGGGCCAGTCCACCTGCCACATACAA GTGGATGATGGACAACACGGAAATTGACCTGAATGCAGAAGGTAGCCACTACAGTTTAGTAGGAGGCAACTTGGTCATCAGCAACCCCATCAAAGCCCAACATGTAGGAAGCTACTCCTGTTTGGCTACCAACATGTACGGCACAGTCATCAGCCGACAGGCCTCAGTGCAGTTCGGAT ACCTCGATCTTTTCTCGTCGGAGGAGAGGGAGTCAGTGTACGTCAAAGAGGGACAGGGGGCAGTGCTGCTCTGCGCTCCCCCACCGCATTATCCAG CCGAGCTGTCATTCCGATGGATCCTCAATGAATTCCCCACCTTCATCCCACTGGACAAGAGGCGTTTCATCTCCCAGATAAATGGTAACCTCTATATCTCCAAGGTGGACTCCTCGGACAGTGGCAACTACTCTTGCATTGCATCCAGCCCGTCCATTTCCAAGAGCGTTTTCTCCAACTACATCCCCCTCGTACCTCTGGCAGAAC GTCCCATCAGGAAATACCCTGCTGACCTCAAAGTCAAGTTCCCAGACACCACTGCTCTGGTGGGCCAGAATATCACATTGGAATGCTTTGCTTTGGGGAA CCCCGTCCCCGAGATCCGCTGGAAGAAGTTAAACGGACAGCTGCCGCCCAATCACGAAGTGCGGATGGCGGGGGCTCATCTGCACCTGTACAATGTGCAGTTTGAAGACGGCGGCACCTATCAGTGTGAGGCAATGAACTCCAGAGGAAAGGACTACCATGCTGCACTTGTGTCTGTAGAAG CTTTTCCTGAGTGGGTGGAGCACatcagcagcacagagaaagaccTTGGTAGTGATTACACTATGTCCTGCGTAGCCAGTGGCAAACCTAAACCACGCATTCGCTGGCTGAAAAACGGAGAACcg TTTGACAGGAAAGAGATGCAGTTCAGCAACTTGTCGTTTGACGATTCAGGGATGTACCAGTGCATTGCAGAGAATCATCACGGAGTCATATATGCCAATGCAGAGCTGCGTGTGTTTG CTTGTGCTCCCACGTTTGAACACAACCCAGTGAAGAGAGTCCTGGCAGCTAAAAACGGTCGGGTGGTGATCGAATGTCGTCCCAAAGCAGCTCCAAAGCCTACCTTCTCCTGGAGCAAAGACACAGAGCTGCTTTCCAATTCTACCAG GATGTTCATCTGGGAGGATGGGAGCTTGGAGATCCTCAACGTGACGCGAGCAGATGAAGGCAGGTACACCTGCTTCACAGTGAATGACCGGGGCAAGGCCAACAGCACGGGCTCTCTGTTGGTTACAG AGTCCACAAAGATCACCTTGGCACCGGCCAATGCTGATGTTAAAGTTGGTGAGAACGCCATGATGCAGTGCGGTGCATCACATGACCCCTCTCTGGACATCACCTTTGTCTGGTCTCTGGATGGCCGGGTCATTGACCTTCACAGGGAGAGTGAACATTATGAACGCTCCTTG AATGGAAGCTCAAACGGCGAGCTGCTGATCAAGAACGCCCAGCTAAAGCATGCTGGACGCTACACCTGCACCGCACAGACACCCATTGACAATGTTACTGCTTCTGCCCACCTGGTTGTCAGGG GTCCCCCCGGTGCCCCAGGTGGGGTACGAGTGATGAACAAAACTGACAAGAGTGTGACACTGCAGTGGAGCCGTGGCGCAGACAACCACAGCCCCATTTCCAAATATACCATTCAGTACATGGACCCCTTCTCGAAGGATGTCTGGAAGAATGCCACTACAT CTCCTGCAGACGTAGAGGGGAATTCAGAGAAGGCCACAGTGGTGGATTTGTTCCCCTGGACAGAATATGAGTTCAGGGTTATTGCCACCAGCACTCTGGGGACAGGAGAGCCAAGCAGTCCGTCACCTAAAGAGAAAACCCTGGAATCAA TTCCTGTGGTGGCGCCCTCGGACGTCAGTGGGGGTGGAGGGACTAGCAAAGAACTGACCATCACGTGGACG CCTGTACAGCCACAGTACTACTATGGACCTAATTTTGGCTACATTGTGGCCTTTAAACCATATGACAGCTACGAGTGGAGTATAGTGACAGTCGCTGACCCTCAGGCCAAGCGCTATGTCCACAAAGattcctccatccctccatcgaCAGAATTTCAAGTCAAAGTCAAAGCATTCAACAGCAAAGGAGAGGGACCCTTCAGCCGAACAGCCGTCATTTATTCTGCACAGGATG CTCCATCTAAAGCTCCTGAAAGTGTTGATGGCAGAGCTCTCTCTGCCACAGAGGCCATCGTGTGGTGGCTGCCACTCTCACAGAGCAATATAGATGGATATCAG GTAAAGTACTGGAGAAATCATAAAGACAGTGAGGGAGGGGCCCAGAGGGTGGTGGTATCGAGCAGGGAGAACCACACCAGGCTGGAGGGTATGAAGCCTAACTCTCACTACCTTGTTGAAGTTCGGGGCTACAACTCTGCAGGATATGGGCCGCCCAGCGAGCACCTCCAGATCCTCACCAAGAAAGCCC CTCCAAGTCGCCACcccaaaataattaataaaaagttaaaaggaCAGACGATACATATTGCCTGGGAAAATGTGGAACCACTGGCTAACGAGTCATCGATAGATGGTTACAAA gTGCTGTACAGGCAGCAGGGCCACTCCACAGGCACTCTGTACACAACCAGTAGGCAGTACATAGACCTTCCCCTGCACGCAGATGGGAACTATGTGGTGGAGGTCCGGGCGCACACAGAGGGGGGAGACGGAGCTGTGGCAAAAATCGACATCACAG GTGGAGGTGTCATGGCTGCCCAGACTCTCAGCGGACTCTCCCTGTTCCTGGTGGCTCTCCTCTGCCTGAATCTCTGA